Within Streptomyces sp. SS1-1, the genomic segment TCCTGGAACCTCTGGACATCGACGACACTGCCTCGCTCGTCTCCTCGATGCTGACTGGGCAGAGCGTCTCGCACGAGTTCGCGGCCTTCCTGCACGCACGCACCGAAGGAGTGCCGCTGGCCGTCGAGGAGTCGGTGCGACTGATGCACGACCGGGCCGACCTCGTCCGTAAGGACGGAGGCTGGACGCGACGCAGGCTGGAACGCATCGAGGTGCCGCCCACGATCCGCGACGCCGTCCTCGACCGGGTCGGCCGGGTGGAACCGGGCACCCGTACCGTCCTGTACGCGGCGTCCGTACTGTCCGGCCCGACCGACCAGGCCACGCTCCGCGAGGTCACCGCTCTGCCCGAGGACACCTTCGCCGCCCACGCGGCCGAGGCACTCGGCGGGGGACTGCTGCGCGAACTCCGGCTCGGTCAGTGGGCCTTCCGCCATTCGCTGGCCAGCCACGCCGTCTACGAGGCCATCCCGCCCGAGGAGCGGCGGGTCATGCACCTGCGCGCCGGCCGGGCGCTGGAGCGGTGGACCCTGCCCCCGGTCGCCCAGCTGGCCCGGCACTTCCGGCTGGCGGGTGATGTCGAGGCGGCGTGCCGGTACACGGAACAGGCCGCCGACCTGTGCGTCCAGTCCGGCGACGTGGCCACCGCCGCCCTGCTCATGCACAGCCTGGTGACCACCATGGCCGTCCCGCCCGAGGTGCTCGTCCGGCTGGTCACGGAGATCCAGTTCCAGGCCCTGTCCGGTTCGGACCCGTACTCGGAGACCATCGCCTCGCTGCGCAGGGCACTGGACGCCGCGATGCCCACCCCGGGGCAACGAGCCCTGCTGCGCTTCCAGATCGGCCGGCTGCTCATGGCGGCCGGCGACATGGAGGCCGGCCGCGCGGAGATCCTCGCGGCGGTCCCCGGCCTGCGCCCAGGCCGACCCGAGGCGGCACGGGCCCGCATCCTGCTCGCCCTCCCTCTGGGCGTGGCCCGCCCGGCCCGCGAACACCTGCGCTGGCTGCGGGAGGCGCCGTCGGCGGACACGGCGACGACTCCCCTCGACCGCCTCCAGCTGTCCGTGGAACGCGCCTTCGCGCTGGTCATGCTCGGCGAGGAGCGCGGCTGGGAGGAGGCCCGGCACATACCGGACGCCGTCGGCGACCCACGCGAGGCCTCCATCGTGGCGATCGGCCACGCCAACTTCGCCGAGGCGGCCATGCGCTGGGGCCGCTACGACGAGGCCCGCACCCGGCTGGCCACGGCCCAGTCGCTCGCCGAACGCCATGAACTCCTTGACTATCTCGACACGATCGCCGCCTCCCGCGCCCACCTCGACTGGTTCACCGGCAACTGGGCCGAACTCTCCGAACGAACCGCGCAGTTGGCCGCCGGCCACGGGGTGCGACTGAAGGACCGCTGCGAGGCGGCCCTCGTGGCGGGGCTGATCCTCGCGGCGACCGGGGAGCGCGAAGCGGCGCTGGAACGACTGGACTTCGCCGGGCGCGACGACCAGCAGCTCATCGAGGCCACCGCGGCCTCGGCACGGCTGTGGCTGCGTGACGGGGACGTCGACCAGGCCCTCCGGCTCACCGACGGTCTGGCCGAGGCCGTCGTCGACGGGGGAATCTGGACCAGGGCCTGCGACTTCACGACGGTCCGGGTCGCGGCACTCGCCGCCGCCGGCCGGCACGACGACGCCCTACGACTGACCGACGCCTTCTCCCAGGCGCTCGGAGACAACGACGCACCCGCCGCGCTCGCCGGCCTGACCCAGTGCCGGGCGGTTCTCGCCGAGGCCGACGGCCACCTCCCCGAAGCCGCCCTGCTGCACGAGCGCGCGGCCGACCGCTGGCAGGCGCTCCCGCGCCCTTACGACGCTCTCCTCGCCCGTGAGCGCGGTGCCCACTGCCGCCTGGCCGGCGGTGACGAGGGTGAGCGGGAACCGGCTCTGTCGACGCTGGTCGACGTGCGCCGGGCCCTGCACGAGCTGGGCGCCCGGCACGACGCGGAGCGGGTGGCGCGGTTCCTGAACGAACAGGGCGTGAGCGTACGGGAGACGCGGGGCCCCGGACGTCCCAGCTACGGCAACCGGCTCTCCCCGCGCGAACTGGAGGTCGCCCGCCTGCTGCTGGAGGGCCGCACCAACCGGCAGATCGCCCACGCCCTCGTGGTGTCGACACAGACCGTCTCCAGCCAGGTCCGGTCGGCCATGCGCAAACTGAAGGTGACGACCCGGACCGGACTCGCGCTGCGGATCGTGGAGTTGGGGCTCCTCGCCGAGTCTCAGCCCCCGTCCCAGTCCCCGTCCCCGTCCCAGTCCCCGTCCCAGTCCTAGTCCGAGCCCGGGGCAGGGATGCCGAGGGCGGGGGCCCAGGACCGGGACCGCGTCCGGGCCTGGGGCTGCCGGACGACGAGTGAATTCCCGACCAACCGCTGCGGACGAATAAATGACGCGACGTCTTCGGCGAGTTGATTCACTCATGTGACCAATCGAGGGGCAGCGGGGCCCGAACGCACACTGGTGCGCATGTTGCCCGCCACACCGTCCTCCGACGACGCACCGGGGGCCGTCGGGAACACCCCGGCCGACCAGGTGAACGAACCGCCCTCCACTGACGCCACCTGGCCGGCCCCCGCGGAGGACGCGGCTGACGCCTCCTGCGCCGACTACGAGCCGTTGTAGCGCGCCCCTTCGTCAAACGACGTGCCGAGGACGCCACGTCGCCGCGCCCCTTCGTCAATCGACGTGCCGAGGACGCCACGTCGCCCTGCAGCAGCGCGCGGACGGAACACGGCCACACCACACCTGGTACGCGCGGCACCCACCTGCTTCCCACATGCCCGGGACACGCCGCCCCGTGCCGCGCCGCCCAACCCACCCCCCGCACGCGCACCCGCACTCCGAAGTCCCGTCACCTCACCCATCCCACAGGAGAGACCCACAGATGAGACCCAGCGCGAAGAAGCGTCTCACCAGACGCTTGGGCGCGGTCACCGCCGGACTGGGCGTCCTCGGCGTCGTCATGTCGACGACACCGACCCAGGCCGCCGACCTGGACCGACAGCAGCCACAAGCCGGTGTCGTACGGACGGACAGCCACCCCGCCACCCACAGCGACCTGGCGCGCGCCGTCGCAGCGTCCGGTGGCTCGGTACCTGTCACCCTGATCACCGGCGACAAGGTCCACGTCGGCCTCGGCGACGACGGCGCGCCCGTCGTCCGCTCCATCGACAGCGCGCCGCGGCCCGACGGGCCGTCCGTGCCCTTCCACACCCTCACCCGTCAGGGCACGGTGTACGTCGTACCCGACGACGCCCTCGCCCTCGTCGGCTCGGGAGTGCTCGACTGGGGCCTGTTCGACCTGCGGCGCCTGGTCACGCTCGCCGCGGCGGGCCGCGGCGACACGGTCCCGGTGCTGGTCGCGTACACCGGTGAGGACGGCGCGGACGCGGCCCGCAAGGTCGCCGGCGCCTCCCTCGGCAGAACGCTGCGCAGCATCAAGGGCCGGTCGATGACCGTCACCGACGGCGGACGTTGGTGGCAGGGGGTCCGGGGCAAGACGGCCGGCACACCGGCCGCCGCCCGAGCGGCCGGGTCCCTGGCCGGCGTCAAGAAGGTCTGGCTCAACGGGCTGTCCCACGTCACCCTCGACACGTCCGTCCCCCAGATCAGCGCGCCCGTCGCCTGGGAACGCGGCTACGACGGGACCGGCGTGACCGTCGCGGTGCTGGACACCGGCATCGACGCCACCCATCCAGACGTGGCCTCCCGCATCGTCGACCAGGTCGACTTCACGGGCAGCCCCACCGGGGCCAAGGACGGGCACGGACACGGCACCCACGTCGCGTCCACGGTCCTCGGCAGCGGCGCCGCGTCCAAGGGCCGCTACAAGGGCGTCGCCCCCGGCGCCAAGCTGCTGGTGGGGAAGGTGTGCGACGACGCGGGGCAGTGCCCCGACGACGCGATCATCGCCGCCATGGACTGGGCCGCCCACAAGGGCGCGAAGGTCGTCAACCTCAGCCTGGGCGGTGAACCCACCGACGGCACCGACCCCGTGAGCCAAGCGGTCAACGACCTGAGCCGCAGCACGGGGACCCTCTTCGTGGCCGCCGCGGGCAACTCCGGCTTCACCCCGCAGAAGGTCGTCGCCCCGGCGGTCGCGGACGACGCCCTCGCCGTCGCGGCCGTCGACGACAACGGCGACATGGCCTCCTTCTCGAACCGCGGCCCCCGGGTCGGCGACGGCGCCGCCAAGCCCGACATCGCGGCCCCCGGTGTCGGCATCGTCGCGGCACGCGCCGCCGGCACCTCCATGGGCACGCCGGTGGACGACTCCTACACGGCCGCGGACGGCACCTCGATGGCCACGCCGCACGTGGCGGGCGCCGCGGCCATCATCGCCCAGCAGCACCCGGACTTCACCGGCGCGCAGATCAAGGCGCTGCTGATGGACACCGCGGACGACCTCGGACACGACGTCTACGCCCAAGGCACCGGACAGGTGGACCTGGCGACCGCTACCGACCCACGCCTCGTACCCAAGGGCAACCTGAACTTCGGCCAGCGGGCCTTCCCGCACGCGCCGGTGACCAAGAAGATCACCTACACCAACCGCAGCGAACGGGCCATCACCCTGCACCTGTCGATGCCGGTCGCCTTCGCCGACGGAAACCCGGCCCCGAAGGGGCTGTTCACCCTCGACAAGGACAAGCTCGTCGTCCCTGCGGGCGGTTCGGCCGAGGCCTCGGTGACACTCGACGGCGGCGTGCTGGGAACCAAGGGCCCCTTCGGCGGCTACAAGGGCCTGCTGAAGGCCCAGGACGACTCGGGTGAGATCCGACTGGTGTCGGGCGTCCACACGTTCGTCGAGGACGAGAAGTTCCCCCTGACCCTGAAGATCGTCCCACCGCAGGGCGCCACGGACGTCCGCTACGGCACCGTGACCTTCCTGCCGGTCGACGACAAGATCCACCTGCACCCCGCCCTGGAGGACGTCGTCTCCGGCGGCCAGAGCGTGACCGAGCGCCTCTACCGCGGCACCTACGCGGCGCGGACGTCGGTCAGTTGGCGCGACGCGAACGGCGCGTGGCAGCAGGCCGAGCCCGTCGCGCCGGAGGTGGACCTCACCAAGGCCGCCACCACGGTGACCCTGGACCTGCGCAAGGCCAAGCCCCTGCGGGTGCGCTTCCCGGAGCCCAGCGAGACCTACTCCGCGATGGCGACGTCCACCCGGGTGTCCAAGACCGGCGCGTGGTCGGTGAGCACGGTGCTCCAGGTCGAGTACCAGGCCGGTGAGCCCAACTGGTGGGTTCTGCCCACCGGCAAGGTGACCATGGGTACCTTCACCCACGACTTCTACAGCTCCCGTACGACGCCCGTCGTCACCCTGCGGGCCACCGGCGGCGGAGCTCCCATCCCGCTGTCCGCGCGCTACGCGACCCCCGACACGACGGTGGGGGAGAGCCAGGTGTGGCTGCGGGACAACGGATCCCCGACCTTCCGCGAAGCCGCGACCCCCGTGCCCCACCTTCCCGGCAAGGGCCATCTGCCCCTGGTCCACGCGGGCGCCGGCACGGCCGCCGACCTCGCCCGCGTCGACGCCCGCGGCAAGCTCGTCCTCATCACCCCGGACGACCTGTGCGCCGGCACCTGCGACTTCGTGGCACTGCGCGACGAACGGGTGGCCGCGGCCGCCAAGGCCGGAGCGGTCGGCGTCCTGGTCGCGGCGCCCGACCTCACCTCCCTGGGCAGGCCCACGGAGCTGGACCAGTGCTTCGACGGGCCGAGCAGCTGCCCGGCCGTGCAGACCTACGGCGCCCTGCCGGTCGTGAGTGTGCCGTACGACGAGGCCGAGGCACTCATCAAGCGGCTCACGACGGGCCACGCGGGCATCAAGCTGGACCTCGGTGGCAGCGCCGTGCCGACGGTGTACGTCGCCAGGTTCCACGACGAGGGCGGCATCAAGGCCGACGACTACCAGGTCGCCCAGCGCGACCTCGACCGGGTCGACCTCTCCTTCCACGCACAACGCCGTGGAGTCGTCCACCAGTTGAGCTGGATGCAGCACCTGAAGGACACATCGGACACCTCGCACGTCGCCATGCCGCAGCCGCCGACCCAGGAGACCATGAGCGTCTTCGTCACCCGGCAGGACGACGCCATCAGCAGGTTCACCGCCTCGTGGGCCGACCGTGACGCGGACGGGTTCCTGGCGCACAACCGCCAGGAGGTGAACGACCTGGTCCTTGACGGACGCGACGAGATCCACTGGAACGAAGGACCCGCCGTTCCCGGAGCGGTGCGGACGGCACGGACCGCGTCCGGCTTCACCGTGACCGCCGGACCCTGCGCCGGCTGCCGGCAGGGCGACACCTTCTCGCCGGCGGTCTATCTCACGGGCAGCGGCTCGGGCGGCAGGCAGGCCCTGCTGGCCACCGAGGGAAGCGAGTTGATCACCAGCTCCCTCACCGACGTCCCGTCCTGCGGACCTGTCCCCTCGGTCACCCTCCCGAACATGGACTTCACCTGCGACGTAAAGCTGCTCAACGCCTCCGGTGACGAGGTCGAACAGCACAGGGTGCCGCTTCCCGACGCCGAATACGCGCTCCAGTGACGCCGCCAAGAACTCCCAAGGAGACCGACCCGATGAACACACGTGTGCCGAAGGAACGGCACCGCGGAAGAGTCCTCACGGTGCTCGCGGCCACGGCGATGCTGGCACTCACCGGCTGCAAGGGCGGCGACCTCGTCTCCTACGACCTGCCGTCGAAGTCGGCCAAGTACACGTTCGAGACGCGGACCGACGACGTCAAGACGGTGTGGGAGTACACCTCCGCCAAGGCCACCAAGAACGACACGCCCCGACAGAGCCCGTGTGTGGGCGAGTTGACGGACGGCGACACGACCCCGTGCCGTCCCGAGCCGCTGATCTTCCTGCGCTACGACTTCGGCCTGGACCTCGCCAACACCGCCGCGTCCGGGCGCAAGCACGAGATCACGGTCGTCGCCTACTACCAGGAGCGCCTCACGGCGCCTCCCAAGGTGACGTCCCTGAAGGCGGAGGCCACCTTCGACGGCGGCCGCACCTGGCGCCCGGCGGCCACCAAGGCCGGCGGCACCAACACCTACAAGGTGACCGTCGAGAACCCACGACGGGACCAGGCCGCGAACGGCGTCGGGCTGAGGATCAGCGCGGCGGACAGCCAGGGCGACACTGTCAGGCAGACCATCCCGACCGCGTACGGACTGCGCTGACGCGACCGAACCGCAGACGTACTGCGCTGACACGGCCGAACCGCAGACGTACTGCGCCGACGCGATCGAAGTGAACACCGGACGGGGCAGGAAGCGGACCCCATCGAGCCCCGCCTCCTGCCCCGCCCGTATGCCCCGCGACGGCACGACACCCCATCACCGCCGCCGGCTTCCACCGGCTCACCAGCCACAGCACCCCCTCGACGGCCGGCCCGCAAAGGGCCGGACAATAGGAGTCCTCGAGTGACGAACCATCACAACACGTCCGGCATACCGCACTTGTCCCACCCCGCTCCTCCGCACCGGCCGGCCAACCGGATCAGGCGACGCCACCTGGCCGCTGCCGCCGCGCTGGCCCTGGCCGCGACGCTCACCCCCGTCCTGCCCGCCGGCCTCGCGGCCGCCCGCACCGCGACGGACGAGGCGCCCCTGCGGATCACCGCTGACGCCAGAGCCGGCGCACGCCCCGTACGCCTCTCCACCGCGGAGCGCGCGCGACTGCTCGCCGCGGCCGCCGACCAGCGGACCACCACCGCCGACACCCTGGGACTGGGGGAACGGGAGGCCCTGATACCCAAGGACGTCGTCAAGGACACCGACGGGACGGTGCACACCAGGTACGAGCGCACATACGCGGGCCTGCCCGTGCTCGGCGGGGACCTCGTCGTGCACGGGAAGGCCGACGAGCAGGCCGTCACCAAGGCCACGAACACCCGCGTACGGGTGCCCGGCACGAAGCCCGCGATCAGCGCCTCCGAGGCCAGACGCACGGCACTGGACGCGACCGAAGCCCCCCGAGCCCGGAAGCAGACCGAGGCCGGCGCCCCACGGCTGGTCGTCTTCATGGGGGAGGGCCGCGCCACCCTCGCCTGGCAGACCTACGTCACCGGCGTTCAGTCCGACGGCACCCCGAGTCGCCGCAGCGTCGTCACGGACGCGGCGTCGGGGCGGGTCCTTCAGGACGTCGAGCAGATCACCACGGGCACCGGACACAGCCGGTACAGCGGCCAGGTTCCCATCGGAACGGTGCGGGCCGGTGACGTCTTCGAACTGACCGACCCGGAGCGCGGCGAGCACAAGACCTACGACCTCACGGGCGTCGGCGGCGCGGGCGTCCTCGTGACCGACGAGGACGACGACTGGGGCGACGGCACCAACGCCGACCGGGCCACGGCCGCCGTGGACGCCGCCTACGGCCAGCGCATGACCTGGGACTTCTACCGCGAGCGGTTCGGCCGCGACGGCATCAAGGGCGACGGGGCCGGAGCGCGCTCCCGGGTGCACGCCGGCGACAAACTCGCCAACGCCTACTGGGACGACCTCTGCTTCTGCATGACCTACGGCGACGGACGCGACAACGCCCACCCGCTCACCGAACTGGACATCGCGGCCCACGAGATGACCCACGGCGTGACCTCGGCAACGGCCAACCTCACCTACGAAGGCGAGTCCGGCGGCCTCAACGAGGCGACCAGCGACATCATGGGCACGGCGGTGGAGTTCTTCACGGGCAACGCGGCCGACACCCCCGACTACACCCTCGGTGAACTCGCCGACGTCCGCGGCACCGGGCTGCCCCTGCGCTACATGGACAAGCCGTCGAAGGACGCCCACCCCGACAAGGGCACCTCGCTCGACTACTGGACACCCGACCTCCACAAGGAGGACGTCCACCACAGCTCCGGGCCCGCCAACCACTTCTTCTACCTGCTGTCCGAGGGCAGCGGGAAGAAGACCCTCAACGGCGTCGCCTACGACAGCCCCACCTACGACGGGCTCCCCGTCACCCCGATCGGGCTGCGCAACGCCACCGACATCTGGTACCGCGCCCTCACCACGTACATGACCAGCAGCACCGACTACGCCGGGGCCCGCACCGCCACCCTCCAGGCCGCCGCCGACCTCTTCGGACAGGGCAGCCCCACCTACGAGGCGGTCGGGAACGCCTGGGCCGCCGTCAACGTGGGCGCCCGGTACGTCCACCACATCGCCGTCACCGCACCGTCCACCCGGCCGGCCGCCGTGGGCCAGCCCACCAGCCGCCAGATCGTGGCGGCGGGCTCCACCCCCGGGCGGCTCGCCTACGCCGCCCACAACCTGCCCAAGGGGCTGTCGATCGACCCCCACAGCGGCCTCATCTCGGGCACGCCCCAGAAGGCGGGCACCTTCAAGGCCGTCGTCACTGTGGAGAACACCGCGCAGCACGGGGCGAGGACCACGGTGCACTTCGACTGGCCGGTCCTGGCCTCCGGAGGCAGCCACTTCGTCAACCCGGCCCGCTTCGACATCCCGCGGTGGGGCACGGTGGAGTCCCCGCTCGTCGTGACCGGCCGCAAGGGGCAGGCACCGAAGGATCTCAAGGTCACCGTCGACCTCGTCCACCCGTGGGTGGGCGGCCAGGTGGTCACCCTGGTCGGCGAGGACGGGACCGAGATTCCCGTGAAGCCCTGGTACTGGAACGAGGGTGAGTCCGAACTCCACGCCGACTACACCGTCGACGCCTCGGCGCTCCCCGCCAACGGGACGTGGAGACTGCGCGTCACCGACAACACCCCCGGCATCTTCACCGTCGACCCCGGCCACCTCGACGGCTGGAGCCTGACCTTCTGACGACGGCCCCTGTCACGGCCCGCACCGGTCCGGTGCGGGCCGTGACGCCGTTGGAGCCCTGCGCCTTGTGCCGCGCGGCCCGCGCCGATCGCCTGTTCCGGTCAGCGGAACACGATTTTGATCGCTGCACGTGACGCTGTTCCGTGGGACCTCTGGTCGATCGAAATGAGGAGTCACCATGTCCCTGTCCCTCGGAAACGACACTTCGGCACTGGCCGGCGCGGTGCTGAAGGTGTACGAGAGCGGCGACCTGGACCGCGTCGAGGAGCTGATCTCCCCTGAGCTGGTGGACCACAACCAGCCCGCCGGGACGGGCTCCGGCATCGACGCGGTGCGTGTGCTGGTCAGGTCCGTCAAGGAGGGCTTCAGCGGTACGCGGATCGAGGAGATCTTCCGGGGGGCGACCGCCGACGGCTGGGCCGTGAGCCAGTGGCGGATGACGGCTGTTCACACCGGCGACTGGTTCGGTGTCCCGGCCACCGGGCGTGAGGTGAGCTTCACCGGCATCGACCTGTGGCGTGCCGAGAACGGCCGGATGGTCGAGGTCCGTCACGCGGAGGACCTCCTCCAGCTTCAGATGCAGCTCACCGGCTGATCCCCCCCCGTCATCGACGTCATCGAGGAGACCCCCATGCGTGCTTGGCAACTGGACGACTTCGGCCTGAAGAACCTGCGCCTCGCGGACAGACCGACTCCACGCCCCCAGGAGGGACAGATCCTGGTGAAGGTGTCGGCCGTGTCCCTGAACTACCGCGACAAGGCCATCGTCGACGGCGTCTACGACCCGGAGAAGATGCCGAAGGGCCTGATCCCGGTCAACGACGCCGCCGGAGTGGTCGCCGAGGTGGGCCCCGGGGTGACCGAGTGGCAGGTCGGGGACCGGGTGCTGTCCCACTTCTACTCGCACTGGCTGGAGGGCCCGCCCGGCCCCGACGAGCCGGACTGGCAGCTCGGCGGCCCCCTCGACGGCGGCCTCGCCGAGTACATGATCCTGGAGGCGAAGTCCGCCGTGCCCGCGCCGGCGAACCTCACCGACCAGCAGGCCGCCACCCTGCCCATCGCCGCCCTGACCGCCTGGTTCGCCCTGGTCGAGTACGGGCGGCTGCGACCGGGGCAGTCCGTACTGGTGCAGGGCACCGGAGGGGTCTCCCTGTTCGCCGTGCAGTTCGCGACCGCCCTCGGCGCCCGGGTGATCGCCACGTCGAGCAGCGACGACAAACTCCGTCGCGCCGCCGCCCTCGGAGCCGGCGACCTCGTCAACTACCGCACCCACCCGGACTGGGCCGACGAGGTGCTGCGGCTGACGGACGGTCGGGGAGTCGACCACGTCGTCGAGGTGGTCGCGGGCGAGGGGCTCAACCAGTCCGTGCGCGCGACGAAGGCCGCCGGACACATCGCCCTGG encodes:
- a CDS encoding helix-turn-helix transcriptional regulator; the encoded protein is MAEAARTEVGEDQVLSVPRFVGRDRELAALEGALGTAPALVLLEGEAGIGKTRLLRECLATWTGQGHRVLTGACPELRVPYTLGAMVDAVRDGVDNVASLPLSGLAGALRPLFPEWADDLPPAPEPLKDATSARHRLFRAFMELLGRLDVGVLVIEDVHWADEATLEFLLFLVSRCPQTVSVVLTYRRDEVPPGSLLLRLTSRPPADGHLVRLVLEPLDIDDTASLVSSMLTGQSVSHEFAAFLHARTEGVPLAVEESVRLMHDRADLVRKDGGWTRRRLERIEVPPTIRDAVLDRVGRVEPGTRTVLYAASVLSGPTDQATLREVTALPEDTFAAHAAEALGGGLLRELRLGQWAFRHSLASHAVYEAIPPEERRVMHLRAGRALERWTLPPVAQLARHFRLAGDVEAACRYTEQAADLCVQSGDVATAALLMHSLVTTMAVPPEVLVRLVTEIQFQALSGSDPYSETIASLRRALDAAMPTPGQRALLRFQIGRLLMAAGDMEAGRAEILAAVPGLRPGRPEAARARILLALPLGVARPAREHLRWLREAPSADTATTPLDRLQLSVERAFALVMLGEERGWEEARHIPDAVGDPREASIVAIGHANFAEAAMRWGRYDEARTRLATAQSLAERHELLDYLDTIAASRAHLDWFTGNWAELSERTAQLAAGHGVRLKDRCEAALVAGLILAATGEREAALERLDFAGRDDQQLIEATAASARLWLRDGDVDQALRLTDGLAEAVVDGGIWTRACDFTTVRVAALAAAGRHDDALRLTDAFSQALGDNDAPAALAGLTQCRAVLAEADGHLPEAALLHERAADRWQALPRPYDALLARERGAHCRLAGGDEGEREPALSTLVDVRRALHELGARHDAERVARFLNEQGVSVRETRGPGRPSYGNRLSPRELEVARLLLEGRTNRQIAHALVVSTQTVSSQVRSAMRKLKVTTRTGLALRIVELGLLAESQPPSQSPSPSQSPSQS
- a CDS encoding S8 family serine peptidase, which produces MRPSAKKRLTRRLGAVTAGLGVLGVVMSTTPTQAADLDRQQPQAGVVRTDSHPATHSDLARAVAASGGSVPVTLITGDKVHVGLGDDGAPVVRSIDSAPRPDGPSVPFHTLTRQGTVYVVPDDALALVGSGVLDWGLFDLRRLVTLAAAGRGDTVPVLVAYTGEDGADAARKVAGASLGRTLRSIKGRSMTVTDGGRWWQGVRGKTAGTPAAARAAGSLAGVKKVWLNGLSHVTLDTSVPQISAPVAWERGYDGTGVTVAVLDTGIDATHPDVASRIVDQVDFTGSPTGAKDGHGHGTHVASTVLGSGAASKGRYKGVAPGAKLLVGKVCDDAGQCPDDAIIAAMDWAAHKGAKVVNLSLGGEPTDGTDPVSQAVNDLSRSTGTLFVAAAGNSGFTPQKVVAPAVADDALAVAAVDDNGDMASFSNRGPRVGDGAAKPDIAAPGVGIVAARAAGTSMGTPVDDSYTAADGTSMATPHVAGAAAIIAQQHPDFTGAQIKALLMDTADDLGHDVYAQGTGQVDLATATDPRLVPKGNLNFGQRAFPHAPVTKKITYTNRSERAITLHLSMPVAFADGNPAPKGLFTLDKDKLVVPAGGSAEASVTLDGGVLGTKGPFGGYKGLLKAQDDSGEIRLVSGVHTFVEDEKFPLTLKIVPPQGATDVRYGTVTFLPVDDKIHLHPALEDVVSGGQSVTERLYRGTYAARTSVSWRDANGAWQQAEPVAPEVDLTKAATTVTLDLRKAKPLRVRFPEPSETYSAMATSTRVSKTGAWSVSTVLQVEYQAGEPNWWVLPTGKVTMGTFTHDFYSSRTTPVVTLRATGGGAPIPLSARYATPDTTVGESQVWLRDNGSPTFREAATPVPHLPGKGHLPLVHAGAGTAADLARVDARGKLVLITPDDLCAGTCDFVALRDERVAAAAKAGAVGVLVAAPDLTSLGRPTELDQCFDGPSSCPAVQTYGALPVVSVPYDEAEALIKRLTTGHAGIKLDLGGSAVPTVYVARFHDEGGIKADDYQVAQRDLDRVDLSFHAQRRGVVHQLSWMQHLKDTSDTSHVAMPQPPTQETMSVFVTRQDDAISRFTASWADRDADGFLAHNRQEVNDLVLDGRDEIHWNEGPAVPGAVRTARTASGFTVTAGPCAGCRQGDTFSPAVYLTGSGSGGRQALLATEGSELITSSLTDVPSCGPVPSVTLPNMDFTCDVKLLNASGDEVEQHRVPLPDAEYALQ
- a CDS encoding M4 family metallopeptidase, whose translation is MTNHHNTSGIPHLSHPAPPHRPANRIRRRHLAAAAALALAATLTPVLPAGLAAARTATDEAPLRITADARAGARPVRLSTAERARLLAAAADQRTTTADTLGLGEREALIPKDVVKDTDGTVHTRYERTYAGLPVLGGDLVVHGKADEQAVTKATNTRVRVPGTKPAISASEARRTALDATEAPRARKQTEAGAPRLVVFMGEGRATLAWQTYVTGVQSDGTPSRRSVVTDAASGRVLQDVEQITTGTGHSRYSGQVPIGTVRAGDVFELTDPERGEHKTYDLTGVGGAGVLVTDEDDDWGDGTNADRATAAVDAAYGQRMTWDFYRERFGRDGIKGDGAGARSRVHAGDKLANAYWDDLCFCMTYGDGRDNAHPLTELDIAAHEMTHGVTSATANLTYEGESGGLNEATSDIMGTAVEFFTGNAADTPDYTLGELADVRGTGLPLRYMDKPSKDAHPDKGTSLDYWTPDLHKEDVHHSSGPANHFFYLLSEGSGKKTLNGVAYDSPTYDGLPVTPIGLRNATDIWYRALTTYMTSSTDYAGARTATLQAAADLFGQGSPTYEAVGNAWAAVNVGARYVHHIAVTAPSTRPAAVGQPTSRQIVAAGSTPGRLAYAAHNLPKGLSIDPHSGLISGTPQKAGTFKAVVTVENTAQHGARTTVHFDWPVLASGGSHFVNPARFDIPRWGTVESPLVVTGRKGQAPKDLKVTVDLVHPWVGGQVVTLVGEDGTEIPVKPWYWNEGESELHADYTVDASALPANGTWRLRVTDNTPGIFTVDPGHLDGWSLTF
- a CDS encoding ester cyclase; amino-acid sequence: MSLSLGNDTSALAGAVLKVYESGDLDRVEELISPELVDHNQPAGTGSGIDAVRVLVRSVKEGFSGTRIEEIFRGATADGWAVSQWRMTAVHTGDWFGVPATGREVSFTGIDLWRAENGRMVEVRHAEDLLQLQMQLTG
- a CDS encoding zinc-dependent alcohol dehydrogenase family protein — its product is MRAWQLDDFGLKNLRLADRPTPRPQEGQILVKVSAVSLNYRDKAIVDGVYDPEKMPKGLIPVNDAAGVVAEVGPGVTEWQVGDRVLSHFYSHWLEGPPGPDEPDWQLGGPLDGGLAEYMILEAKSAVPAPANLTDQQAATLPIAALTAWFALVEYGRLRPGQSVLVQGTGGVSLFAVQFATALGARVIATSSSDDKLRRAAALGAGDLVNYRTHPDWADEVLRLTDGRGVDHVVEVVAGEGLNQSVRATKAAGHIALVGFLGGQTAPLDVMPLLYSQAAIRGIAVGHRRAFVEMNRWIEKNGLEPVIDSVFAFEDARQAYERLEEGPFGKVVIRVGDEDQ